The Microlunatus antarcticus genome window below encodes:
- a CDS encoding IclR family transcriptional regulator: MDNSSGVGVLDKAAMVLGALETGPTTLAGLVSATGLARPTAHRLAVALEHHRLVSRDLQGRFVLGPRLGELASAAGEDRLLATAGPVLARLRDITGESAQMFRRQGDFRVCVATAERMSGLRDSVPVGTQLTMQAGSAAQVLLAWEEPDRMQRGLRGSRYSAVALAAVRRRGWAHSVGEREAGVASVSAPVRSPSGKVIAAVSVSGPIERLSRQPGRLHAPAVIAAAERLSDVLRRSGSEG; the protein is encoded by the coding sequence ATGGACAACTCTAGCGGTGTCGGCGTGCTGGACAAAGCCGCCATGGTGCTCGGCGCGCTGGAGACCGGCCCGACGACCCTGGCCGGCCTGGTGTCGGCGACCGGGCTCGCCCGCCCGACCGCCCACCGCCTCGCCGTGGCCCTCGAGCACCACCGGCTGGTGAGCCGCGACCTGCAGGGCCGCTTCGTGCTCGGCCCGCGTCTCGGCGAGCTCGCCTCCGCAGCCGGCGAGGACCGCCTGCTCGCCACCGCCGGCCCGGTGCTCGCCCGGCTGCGCGACATCACGGGCGAGTCGGCGCAGATGTTCCGCCGCCAGGGCGACTTCCGCGTCTGCGTCGCCACCGCCGAGCGCATGTCCGGCCTGCGCGACAGCGTCCCGGTGGGCACCCAGCTGACCATGCAGGCGGGGTCCGCCGCCCAGGTGCTGCTCGCCTGGGAGGAGCCGGACCGCATGCAGCGTGGCCTGCGCGGCAGCCGCTACTCCGCCGTCGCCCTCGCCGCCGTACGCCGTCGCGGCTGGGCCCACTCCGTCGGCGAGCGCGAGGCCGGCGTCGCGTCGGTCTCCGCCCCCGTCCGCTCCCCCTCCGGCAAGGTCATCGCCGCGGTCAGCGTCTCGGGCCCGATCGAGCGCCTCTCCCGCCAGCCCGGCCGCCTGCACGCCCCCGCGGTCATCGCGGCGGCCGAGCGGCTCAGCGACGTGCTGCGCCGGAGCGGTTCCGAGGGCTGA
- the leuC gene encoding 3-isopropylmalate dehydratase large subunit gives MGRTLSEKVWDDHVVRSSEGEPDLLYIDLHLVHEVTSPQAFDGLRQAGRPVRRPDLTLATEDHNTPTLNIDQPIADPVSRTQVDTLRHNAAEFGVRIHSLGDLDQGIVHIIGPQLGLTQPGLTIVCGDSHTSTHGAFGSIAFGIGTSEVEHVLATQTLMQAKPQTMAVNVEGELPPGVTSKDIVLALIAKVGTGGGQGYIVEYRGSTIEALSMEGRMTICNMSIEWGAKAGLMAPDETTFAYLKGRPHAPTGADWDAAVEYWSTLKSDPDAEFDVEVDLDASQLTPFVTWGTNPGQGVPLGASVPDPETFVEASDRVAATKALEYMALLPGTPMREVAVDTVFLGSCTNGRIEDLRAAAAVIEGRHVADSVRMLVVPGSARVRLQAESEGLDVVFKDAGAEWRAAGCSMCLGMNPDQLAPGERSASTSNRNFEGRQGKGGRTHLVSPLVAAATAVRGTLSSPADLDADALVGAR, from the coding sequence ATGGGCAGAACGTTGAGCGAGAAGGTCTGGGACGACCACGTCGTCCGCTCGAGCGAGGGCGAGCCGGACCTGCTCTACATCGACCTGCACCTCGTGCACGAGGTCACCAGCCCGCAGGCCTTCGACGGCCTGCGTCAGGCCGGCCGCCCCGTACGGCGTCCGGACCTCACACTGGCGACCGAGGACCACAACACCCCGACGCTGAACATCGACCAGCCGATCGCGGACCCGGTCTCGCGCACGCAGGTCGACACGCTGCGGCACAACGCCGCCGAGTTCGGCGTCCGGATCCACTCCCTGGGCGACCTCGACCAGGGCATCGTCCACATCATCGGCCCGCAGCTGGGCCTGACCCAGCCCGGCCTGACGATCGTCTGCGGCGACTCGCACACCTCCACCCACGGGGCGTTCGGATCGATCGCCTTCGGCATCGGCACCTCCGAGGTCGAGCACGTGCTCGCCACCCAGACACTCATGCAGGCGAAGCCGCAGACCATGGCGGTGAACGTCGAGGGCGAGCTGCCCCCGGGCGTCACGTCCAAGGACATCGTCCTGGCGCTGATCGCCAAGGTCGGCACCGGCGGCGGTCAGGGCTACATCGTGGAGTACCGCGGGTCGACCATCGAGGCGCTCTCCATGGAGGGCCGGATGACGATCTGCAACATGAGCATCGAGTGGGGCGCCAAGGCCGGCCTGATGGCGCCGGACGAGACGACGTTCGCCTACCTGAAGGGCCGTCCGCACGCGCCGACCGGTGCCGACTGGGACGCCGCGGTCGAGTACTGGTCGACGCTGAAGAGCGACCCGGACGCCGAGTTCGACGTCGAGGTCGACCTCGACGCGTCCCAGCTGACGCCGTTCGTCACCTGGGGGACCAACCCGGGCCAAGGCGTCCCGCTGGGCGCGTCCGTGCCGGACCCCGAGACGTTCGTCGAGGCGAGCGACCGCGTCGCCGCGACCAAGGCGCTGGAGTACATGGCCCTGCTGCCCGGCACCCCGATGCGCGAGGTCGCCGTCGACACCGTGTTCCTGGGGTCGTGCACCAACGGCCGGATCGAGGACCTGCGGGCCGCGGCCGCGGTGATCGAGGGCCGCCACGTCGCCGACTCCGTCCGCATGCTCGTCGTGCCGGGCTCGGCCCGCGTGCGGCTGCAGGCCGAGTCCGAGGGCCTGGACGTCGTGTTCAAGGACGCTGGTGCCGAGTGGCGCGCCGCCGGGTGCTCGATGTGCCTGGGCATGAACCCCGACCAGCTGGCCCCCGGGGAGCGTTCCGCGTCGACCTCGAACCGCAACTTCGAGGGCCGCCAGGGCAAGGGCGGCCGGACGCACCTGGTGAGCCCGCTCGTCGCGGCGGCCACGGCCGTGCGCGGCACGCTGAGCTCGCCCGCCGACCTGGACGCCGACGCGCTCGTCGGTGCTCGCTGA
- the leuD gene encoding 3-isopropylmalate dehydratase small subunit codes for MDAFTTHTGTALPLRRSNVDTDQIIPAVYLKRVTKTGFEDGLFAAWRKDPDFVLNRPQYAGATIIVPGPDFGTGSSREHAVWALQNYGFRVVIGSRFGDIFRSNAGKAGLLVALVDQKVVEELWDYVEEHPQAPITVDLHERTIVAPGFEAGFEIDDYTRWRLLEGLDDIGLTLRQVHAIDAYEGGRPTFKPATLPAKVASAS; via the coding sequence ATGGACGCCTTCACCACCCACACCGGGACCGCGCTGCCGCTGCGTCGCAGCAACGTCGACACCGACCAGATCATCCCCGCGGTCTACCTCAAGCGGGTGACCAAGACGGGCTTCGAGGACGGGCTGTTCGCCGCCTGGCGCAAGGACCCCGACTTCGTGCTCAACCGGCCGCAGTACGCCGGCGCGACGATCATCGTGCCCGGACCTGACTTCGGCACCGGGTCGTCGCGGGAGCACGCCGTCTGGGCGCTGCAGAACTACGGCTTCCGGGTCGTCATCGGGTCCCGCTTCGGCGACATCTTCCGCAGCAACGCGGGCAAGGCGGGCCTGCTGGTGGCCCTGGTCGACCAGAAGGTCGTCGAGGAGCTGTGGGACTACGTCGAGGAGCACCCGCAGGCGCCGATCACGGTCGACCTGCACGAGCGCACCATCGTCGCCCCCGGCTTCGAGGCGGGCTTCGAGATCGACGACTACACCCGCTGGCGCCTGCTCGAGGGTCTGGACGACATCGGTCTGACCCTGCGCCAGGTGCACGCCATCGACGCCTACGAAGGGGGCCGGCCCACCTTCAAGCCGGCCACCCTGCCGGCGAAGGTCGCCTCGGCCTCCTGA
- a CDS encoding HU family DNA-binding protein, with product MNKAELIKELSTHFDGSRTDAAHALAAVVETITTTVSTGEKVSVTGFGVFEKIDRPARTVRNPRTGERKEAAPTSVVRFRPGTDLKTSVAGGA from the coding sequence ATGAACAAGGCAGAGCTGATCAAAGAGCTGTCGACGCACTTCGACGGCAGCCGGACCGACGCTGCGCACGCGCTGGCGGCGGTGGTGGAGACCATCACGACGACGGTCTCGACGGGGGAGAAGGTGTCCGTCACGGGCTTCGGCGTCTTCGAGAAGATCGACCGGCCGGCGCGGACCGTGCGGAACCCGCGGACGGGTGAGCGCAAGGAGGCTGCACCGACCTCGGTCGTGCGCTTCCGGCCCGGCACCGACCTCAAGACGTCGGTGGCCGGCGGCGCGTAG
- the cofC gene encoding 2-phospho-L-lactate guanylyltransferase, which translates to MPTTSASALSAGGGVGAVVALKAGELVKSRLAPLPQPLRRRLAWTMAVDTLHALVTSVEAVVVVSDQPALAHRLARAGLSSVVVVPETRPAGMNDALRQGAERLRGDGLDRVLACVGDLPALRPTSVAVVLRGAVAYERSYLPDATGIGTSMLHAGAGVALAPHFQGRSAAAHHSSSAVPLTDERLATAVPDARRDVDTEVDLADAVGLGLGPATAALVDDATGRLGTYAAVTTVGREDGAGRAVTSEGVRVDLPDDRLADGLRALRPGQRLHAVLTGTSVLSAWL; encoded by the coding sequence ATGCCCACCACGTCCGCCTCCGCCCTCAGCGCCGGGGGCGGCGTCGGGGCCGTGGTCGCCCTCAAGGCCGGCGAGCTGGTCAAGTCCCGCCTGGCGCCCCTGCCCCAGCCGCTGCGGCGTCGCCTGGCCTGGACGATGGCCGTCGACACGCTGCACGCGCTCGTCACCTCCGTCGAGGCGGTGGTGGTCGTCAGCGACCAGCCGGCGCTGGCCCATCGACTCGCGCGCGCGGGCCTGAGCTCCGTCGTCGTCGTACCGGAGACCCGGCCGGCCGGGATGAACGACGCCCTGCGCCAGGGCGCGGAACGTCTCCGGGGCGACGGCCTCGACCGCGTGCTCGCCTGCGTCGGCGACCTCCCCGCGCTCCGCCCGACCTCGGTCGCGGTCGTCCTCCGGGGCGCGGTGGCGTACGAGCGGTCCTACCTGCCCGACGCCACGGGGATCGGGACGTCGATGCTCCACGCCGGCGCGGGCGTCGCCCTCGCGCCGCACTTCCAGGGCCGTTCCGCCGCGGCTCATCACAGCTCGTCCGCGGTGCCGCTGACCGACGAGCGGCTCGCGACAGCGGTGCCCGACGCGCGGCGCGACGTCGACACCGAGGTGGACCTCGCCGACGCGGTCGGGCTCGGGCTCGGCCCGGCCACCGCCGCCCTGGTGGACGACGCGACCGGCCGCCTCGGCACGTACGCGGCCGTCACCACCGTCGGGCGCGAGGACGGTGCCGGCCGTGCGGTGACGTCCGAGGGCGTCCGGGTGGACCTGCCCGACGACCGCCTGGCCGACGGCCTGCGGGCGCTGCGTCCCGGCCAGCGGCTGCACGCCGTGCTGACCGGGACGTCGGTGCTGTCCGCCTGGCTGTAG
- a CDS encoding lysophospholipid acyltransferase family protein yields the protein MPRLDVVNREPGDATIRPLVKVLNVVLAPLSRRDWAGTDRLPATGGVIVVANHISNADPLALGQFLAYAGRWPRFLAKSSLFGVPLVGGLLRGAGQIPVERGSSHAGDALAAARAALTEGRAVVVYPEGTITFDPDLWPMRGRTGAARLALATGCPVVPVGQWGAEEFLHGRTVGVPRFWARPTLRMLVGAPVPLDDLRDRPVDAAVLRDATERIMGALTVLVEQLRGETAPVERFDPRADRTLS from the coding sequence GTGCCCCGGCTGGACGTGGTCAACCGCGAGCCGGGGGACGCGACGATCCGACCGCTGGTCAAGGTGCTCAACGTCGTCCTCGCCCCGCTGAGCCGGCGCGACTGGGCGGGCACCGACCGGCTCCCCGCCACCGGCGGGGTGATCGTCGTGGCCAACCACATCTCCAACGCCGATCCGCTCGCGCTCGGGCAGTTCCTCGCGTACGCCGGCCGGTGGCCGCGGTTCCTGGCCAAGAGCTCGCTCTTCGGCGTGCCGCTGGTCGGCGGCCTGCTGCGCGGTGCCGGGCAGATCCCGGTCGAACGGGGGAGCAGCCACGCCGGCGACGCGCTCGCGGCGGCCCGCGCGGCGCTGACCGAGGGACGGGCCGTCGTCGTCTACCCCGAGGGCACGATCACCTTCGACCCCGACCTGTGGCCGATGCGGGGTCGGACGGGGGCCGCCCGCCTCGCCCTGGCGACCGGCTGCCCGGTCGTCCCGGTCGGGCAGTGGGGCGCAGAGGAGTTCCTGCACGGCCGGACCGTCGGGGTGCCCCGCTTCTGGGCCCGGCCGACGCTGCGGATGCTCGTCGGTGCGCCCGTGCCGCTGGACGACCTGCGCGACCGGCCGGTCGACGCCGCCGTCCTGCGCGACGCGACGGAACGGATCATGGGGGCGCTGACCGTGCTGGTCGAGCAGCTCCGGGGCGAGACGGCCCCCGTGGAACGCTTCGACCCCCGCGCCGACCGGACGCTCTCGTGA
- a CDS encoding NAD(P)H-dependent glycerol-3-phosphate dehydrogenase has translation MKVAVMGAGTWGTTFGLVVGDSGHEVTLWARRPELAAAINATGRNPDYLPDVELPATLRAVSDPAEAMAGAYAVVLAVPSQRLRETLAGWDVPTDARVVSLAKGIELGTGRRMSEVVREVAGVEPDRLAVVTGPNLAREIAARQPSASVAASVSESTANDVQRICHTPAFRVYTNADVVGCELAGATKNVIALGVGMAVGLGFGANATASLITRGLAETSRLGVALGADPYTFAGLAGLGDLVATCASPLSRNRTFGEELGRGRSVEDISRSTRQVAEGVLSCASVQALAHEHGVEMPIAEHVAAVIAGDLTPAQGVKDLMGRTPGRERD, from the coding sequence GTGAAGGTCGCCGTGATGGGCGCGGGGACCTGGGGCACGACCTTCGGGCTCGTCGTGGGCGACTCGGGCCACGAGGTGACGCTGTGGGCCCGCCGGCCCGAGCTCGCGGCGGCGATCAACGCGACCGGCCGCAACCCGGACTACCTGCCCGACGTCGAGCTGCCCGCCACTCTTCGGGCCGTGAGCGACCCGGCCGAGGCGATGGCGGGGGCGTACGCGGTGGTCCTCGCCGTGCCCTCGCAGCGGCTGCGCGAGACGCTCGCCGGGTGGGACGTCCCGACCGACGCCCGGGTCGTCAGCCTGGCCAAGGGCATCGAGCTCGGCACCGGCCGGCGGATGAGCGAGGTGGTCCGCGAGGTCGCCGGCGTCGAGCCCGACCGCCTCGCCGTCGTCACCGGACCCAACCTCGCCCGCGAGATCGCCGCCCGCCAGCCGTCCGCGAGCGTGGCCGCGAGCGTGTCGGAGTCGACGGCGAACGACGTGCAGCGGATCTGCCACACGCCCGCGTTCCGCGTCTACACGAACGCCGACGTCGTGGGCTGCGAGCTGGCCGGCGCGACCAAGAACGTGATCGCGCTCGGGGTGGGCATGGCCGTGGGGCTGGGCTTCGGCGCCAACGCGACCGCCTCGCTCATCACCCGTGGCCTGGCCGAGACGAGCCGCCTCGGCGTCGCGCTGGGGGCCGACCCGTACACGTTCGCGGGGCTGGCCGGCCTGGGGGACCTCGTCGCCACGTGCGCCTCGCCGCTCTCCCGGAACCGCACGTTCGGCGAGGAGCTGGGCCGGGGACGTTCCGTGGAGGACATCAGCCGTTCCACCCGCCAGGTCGCCGAGGGCGTGCTCTCCTGCGCCTCGGTGCAGGCCCTCGCCCACGAGCACGGCGTCGAGATGCCGATCGCCGAGCACGTCGCGGCGGTCATCGCGGGCGACCTGACGCCGGCCCAGGGGGTCAAGGACCTGATGGGCCGTACGCCCGGCCGCGAACGCGACTGA
- a CDS encoding trans-sulfuration enzyme family protein — protein MSSHPDLRPETLAVSLGRPPRTPGAPLNVSPVMASTYVGAHDTAAATTLGYGRDGNDTWTALEDVLGALGRGRALTFASGMAAASAVLEQLAPGGTIVLPSSCYLGVAALVQSRAEKFGWTVRTVDVADTEAVLTAADGADLVWLESPTNPLMEVADLPAIGAALRGRVRTVVDNTFASALVQRPLEHGFDVVVESGTKFVGGHSDLLLGALTVRPDADADDLFADLAAVRHDSGAIPGTMEAWLALRGVRTMPLRVRAAQDSAATLAARLAGHPAVSRVRHPSLPDDPGHARAAATMDGFGSLLSIDLADAGTAERFIDGCALWTHATSLGSVESTFERRRRWSAELPVVPEGLVRLSVGVEHVEDLWRDLEQSLDQL, from the coding sequence GTGAGCAGCCATCCCGACCTCCGCCCCGAGACCCTCGCCGTGAGCCTGGGCCGACCGCCGCGTACGCCGGGCGCCCCGCTGAACGTCTCCCCCGTGATGGCGTCGACGTACGTGGGGGCGCACGACACCGCCGCGGCGACCACCCTCGGCTACGGCCGGGACGGCAACGACACGTGGACCGCGCTCGAGGACGTCCTCGGCGCGCTGGGCCGGGGCCGCGCGCTCACGTTCGCGAGCGGGATGGCCGCGGCGAGCGCCGTGCTCGAGCAGCTCGCCCCGGGCGGCACGATCGTGCTGCCGTCGAGCTGCTACCTCGGCGTCGCGGCCCTCGTGCAGAGCCGGGCGGAGAAGTTCGGCTGGACCGTCCGGACGGTCGACGTCGCCGACACCGAGGCCGTGCTCACCGCCGCCGACGGCGCCGACCTCGTCTGGCTGGAGTCCCCGACCAACCCGCTGATGGAGGTCGCCGACCTGCCCGCGATCGGCGCCGCCCTGCGCGGCCGGGTCCGTACGGTCGTCGACAACACCTTCGCGTCCGCCCTCGTCCAGCGTCCGCTGGAGCACGGCTTCGACGTCGTCGTGGAGTCGGGCACCAAGTTCGTCGGCGGTCACTCCGACCTCCTCCTGGGCGCCCTGACCGTCCGGCCCGACGCGGACGCCGACGACCTCTTCGCCGACCTCGCGGCCGTCCGCCACGACAGCGGCGCGATCCCCGGGACGATGGAGGCCTGGCTCGCCCTGCGCGGCGTGCGCACGATGCCACTCCGCGTCCGCGCGGCCCAGGACAGCGCGGCCACGCTGGCCGCGCGGCTGGCCGGTCACCCGGCGGTGAGCCGCGTCCGCCACCCGAGCCTGCCGGACGACCCCGGCCACGCGCGGGCCGCCGCGACGATGGACGGCTTCGGCTCGCTCCTGTCGATCGACCTCGCCGACGCCGGGACCGCCGAGCGCTTCATCGACGGCTGCGCGCTGTGGACCCACGCCACGAGCCTGGGCAGCGTCGAGTCGACCTTCGAGCGCCGGCGCCGCTGGTCCGCCGAGCTGCCCGTCGTCCCCGAGGGGCTCGTCCGCCTGTCCGTCGGCGTCGAGCACGTCGAGGACCTCTGGCGCGACCTCGAGCAGTCGCTCGACCAGCTCTGA
- a CDS encoding D-alanine--D-alanine ligase family protein yields MTTEPDLGTRPDAGRRVRVALVFGGVSSEHGVSCLTAGGVFAALDADRYEVLGVGITPTGRWVLVDEDVLRSLEVVDGRLPELSEDAPDAILMTHGPGSRLAVQDTVSYGGVDSRSALSWLGPVDVALSLLHGPFGEDGTIQGLFEMMGTRYVGAGVLASAVGMDKHFMKLVLSASGLPVGPFVTITPAGWARDRSACLDAVATLRFPVFVKPARGGSSLGISRVEAADGDTALEAAIALAQRYDPKVVVEEGFVDARELECGVLSDVDGGAPLASEIAEIRVHSASGFYDFEAKYLPEEQVDLDVPARVDPAVADEVRALAVRTFEAVGCEGLARVDVFLTHDHRVVVNEINTMPGFTAHSMFPRMWAASGLAYPELLDRLITLALRRPVGLR; encoded by the coding sequence GTGACGACGGAGCCGGATCTGGGCACGCGTCCGGACGCGGGTCGACGGGTGCGGGTGGCCCTGGTGTTCGGCGGCGTCAGCAGCGAACACGGGGTGTCCTGCCTGACCGCGGGCGGGGTGTTCGCGGCGCTCGACGCCGACCGCTACGAGGTCCTCGGCGTGGGCATCACGCCGACCGGGCGCTGGGTCCTGGTCGACGAGGACGTCCTGCGGTCGCTCGAGGTCGTCGACGGACGGCTGCCCGAGCTCAGCGAGGACGCGCCCGACGCCATCCTCATGACCCACGGGCCCGGGAGCCGCCTCGCGGTGCAGGACACGGTCTCGTACGGCGGGGTCGACAGCCGCTCCGCCCTGTCCTGGCTCGGGCCGGTCGACGTCGCGCTCAGCCTGCTGCACGGCCCGTTCGGCGAGGACGGCACGATCCAGGGCCTGTTCGAGATGATGGGCACGCGCTACGTCGGGGCCGGCGTGCTCGCCAGCGCCGTGGGCATGGACAAGCACTTCATGAAGCTGGTGCTCAGCGCCTCCGGGCTGCCGGTCGGGCCGTTCGTCACGATCACGCCAGCCGGGTGGGCGCGGGACCGTTCCGCGTGCCTCGACGCCGTGGCCACGCTGCGCTTCCCGGTCTTCGTCAAGCCGGCCCGCGGCGGCTCGAGCCTCGGCATCTCCAGGGTCGAGGCGGCCGACGGCGACACCGCCCTCGAGGCCGCGATCGCGCTCGCGCAGCGCTACGACCCGAAGGTCGTCGTGGAGGAGGGCTTCGTCGACGCGCGCGAGCTCGAGTGCGGCGTGCTCTCCGACGTCGACGGCGGTGCGCCGCTGGCCAGCGAGATCGCCGAGATCCGGGTGCACAGCGCGTCGGGCTTCTACGACTTCGAGGCCAAGTACCTCCCCGAGGAGCAGGTCGACCTCGACGTGCCCGCCCGGGTCGACCCGGCCGTCGCGGACGAGGTGCGCGCCCTGGCCGTGCGGACGTTCGAGGCCGTCGGCTGCGAGGGCCTCGCCCGCGTGGACGTCTTCCTCACCCACGACCACCGCGTGGTCGTCAACGAGATCAACACGATGCCCGGCTTCACCGCGCACTCGATGTTCCCGCGGATGTGGGCGGCCAGCGGCCTCGCCTACCCCGAGCTCCTCGACCGCCTGATCACCCTCGCGCTGCGGCGCCCGGTCGGGCTCCGCTAG
- a CDS encoding DUF3515 family protein: MAVSVALATLLAGCGKVAVDDPTPDAAGAAVCAGVMAALPEQVLDQDRRTVEPGVYSAAWGKPAIVLRCGVAAPPTLTRESECLQIDAVGWYAEDATGGKIFTTIGRATFVEVSVPSGYALGTGALVDVGDAVTAHDPLVTPCA, from the coding sequence GTGGCCGTCTCGGTCGCCCTGGCCACGCTCCTCGCGGGCTGCGGGAAGGTGGCGGTGGACGATCCGACGCCTGATGCCGCCGGTGCGGCGGTGTGCGCGGGCGTCATGGCGGCGCTGCCGGAGCAGGTGCTGGACCAGGACCGGCGGACGGTCGAGCCCGGGGTCTACTCCGCCGCCTGGGGCAAGCCGGCCATCGTGCTGCGGTGCGGCGTGGCCGCGCCGCCGACGCTGACGCGGGAGAGCGAGTGCCTGCAGATCGACGCCGTCGGCTGGTACGCCGAGGACGCGACCGGCGGGAAGATCTTCACGACGATCGGGCGGGCCACGTTCGTCGAGGTGTCGGTGCCCTCGGGCTACGCGCTCGGCACCGGTGCGCTGGTCGACGTCGGCGACGCCGTCACCGCGCACGACCCGTTGGTCACGCCCTGCGCCTGA
- a CDS encoding Lrp/AsnC ligand binding domain-containing protein, protein MVVQAYILVQTTVGKSSEVTAAIRRITGVTVAEDVTGPYDVVVRAEAQSMDELGTLVIKRVQSVPDITRTVTCPVVHL, encoded by the coding sequence ATGGTCGTGCAGGCCTACATCCTCGTGCAGACCACCGTCGGCAAGTCGTCCGAGGTGACCGCCGCGATCCGCCGCATCACCGGCGTGACCGTCGCCGAGGACGTCACCGGTCCGTACGACGTCGTCGTCCGCGCCGAGGCCCAGAGCATGGACGAGCTGGGGACGCTGGTGATCAAGCGCGTCCAGAGCGTTCCCGACATCACCCGGACGGTCACCTGCCCGGTCGTGCACCTCTGA
- a CDS encoding thiamine-phosphate kinase, producing the protein MSPGGTGPTTLAQLGEFALIAEMVRDLPAADDVLVGPGDDGAVLAVGGSVVVSTDVLVEGVHFRRDWSGPGEIGRKAVAVNVADVEAMGARPQGVVVGFSAPGDTEVRWTLDLATGLRSECATAGVSLLGGDTTRGQQVTLSVTALGTLDGRDPVRRDGARPGDVLAVAGRLGWAAAGLLVLTRGFRSPRAVVDVQRVPDVPYGQGAVAARAGATSMVDVSDGLLADLGHVARASGVTIDVETSLLEIGEPLQTVGSATRVDPLLLVLTGGEDHALVATFPVGRVPAGWTTIGAVDDAGPDGAGVLVDGSPFAGVPGFDHFRPGARR; encoded by the coding sequence ATGAGCCCGGGCGGTACCGGCCCGACGACCCTCGCGCAGCTCGGCGAGTTCGCCCTCATCGCCGAGATGGTGCGTGACCTCCCCGCGGCCGACGACGTGCTGGTGGGACCCGGCGACGACGGAGCGGTCCTCGCGGTCGGCGGCTCGGTGGTCGTGTCCACCGACGTCCTGGTGGAGGGTGTCCACTTCCGCCGCGACTGGAGCGGTCCGGGCGAGATCGGCCGCAAGGCCGTCGCGGTCAACGTCGCCGACGTCGAGGCCATGGGCGCCCGTCCGCAGGGCGTCGTCGTCGGCTTCTCGGCCCCGGGTGACACCGAGGTGCGCTGGACGCTCGACCTCGCGACGGGCCTGCGGTCGGAGTGCGCGACCGCGGGCGTCAGCCTGCTGGGCGGCGACACCACCCGCGGGCAGCAGGTCACCCTCTCCGTCACCGCGCTCGGCACCCTCGACGGCCGCGACCCCGTCCGCCGCGACGGCGCCCGCCCCGGCGACGTGCTCGCCGTCGCCGGGCGGCTCGGCTGGGCGGCCGCGGGGCTGCTCGTGCTGACCCGCGGCTTCCGGTCTCCCCGCGCCGTGGTCGACGTCCAGCGCGTGCCGGACGTCCCGTACGGCCAGGGCGCGGTCGCCGCGCGGGCGGGCGCGACCTCGATGGTCGACGTCTCGGACGGCCTGCTGGCTGACCTCGGCCACGTCGCCCGCGCGTCCGGGGTGACCATCGACGTCGAGACGAGCCTCCTCGAGATCGGTGAGCCGCTGCAGACCGTCGGCTCCGCGACCCGCGTCGACCCCCTGCTGCTGGTGCTGACCGGGGGAGAGGACCACGCGCTCGTGGCGACCTTCCCTGTCGGTCGGGTGCCGGCGGGCTGGACCACGATCGGCGCGGTCGACGACGCCGGGCCCGACGGCGCCGGCGTGCTCGTCGACGGGTCCCCGTTCGCCGGCGTGCCCGGCTTCGACCACTTCCGCCCCGGCGCACGCCGATGA
- the thiD gene encoding bifunctional hydroxymethylpyrimidine kinase/phosphomethylpyrimidine kinase: MTDLPTARVLTIAGSDSGGGAGIQADLKAMLAHGVHGMSVVTAVTAQNSVGVQGVWNLPAAAVAAQFRSVVDDIGVDAVKIGMLGTAETCVLVAELLTTLPAGVPVVLDPVAVSKHGDPLIDADAIGAMRTRLFPLATVATPNLDEARTLAGPDAEGETDQARLGRTLLELGPDWVLVKGGHAEGDPVDVLVGHDTADQRFSAVRDDNRHTHGTGCTLASAVAARLALGADVPTAVAGAKAYVTGAIAGGFALGAGIGPTDHLWDLRRALRV; the protein is encoded by the coding sequence ATGACGGACCTGCCCACCGCCCGGGTGCTGACCATCGCCGGCTCGGACTCCGGGGGCGGGGCCGGGATCCAGGCCGACCTCAAGGCGATGCTCGCCCATGGCGTGCACGGCATGAGCGTCGTCACCGCCGTCACCGCGCAGAACTCGGTCGGCGTCCAGGGCGTGTGGAACCTGCCCGCCGCGGCCGTGGCGGCCCAGTTCCGCAGCGTGGTCGACGACATCGGCGTCGACGCGGTCAAGATCGGCATGCTCGGCACCGCCGAGACCTGCGTGCTGGTCGCCGAGCTGCTCACCACCCTGCCCGCCGGGGTGCCCGTGGTGCTCGACCCCGTGGCCGTGAGCAAGCACGGCGACCCGCTGATCGACGCGGACGCGATCGGCGCGATGCGCACCCGGCTGTTCCCGCTCGCCACCGTCGCCACGCCCAACCTCGACGAGGCCCGCACGCTCGCCGGCCCCGACGCGGAGGGCGAGACCGACCAGGCCCGGTTGGGGCGCACGCTGCTCGAGCTCGGCCCGGACTGGGTGCTGGTCAAGGGCGGTCACGCGGAGGGCGACCCCGTCGACGTCCTCGTCGGGCACGACACGGCGGACCAGAGGTTCTCCGCCGTCCGGGACGACAACCGGCACACGCACGGGACCGGCTGCACGCTCGCGTCGGCCGTCGCGGCCCGCCTCGCGCTCGGCGCCGACGTCCCGACGGCCGTGGCCGGGGCGAAGGCGTACGTGACCGGGGCGATCGCCGGCGGCTTCGCGCTGGGGGCCGGCATCGGGCCGACCGACCACCTGTGGGACCTGAGGCGCGCTCTGCGCGTGTGA